A region of Chloracidobacterium sp. DNA encodes the following proteins:
- a CDS encoding AAA family ATPase, whose amino-acid sequence MSDLESKLAKGSVIADRYEVQFPSGPCGISESFRVKDRDGSSRRLELIDLASLPGSYYDDNDKLRHLEILRTIEHPNIPDLLDEGETVIDSKRYAFFVFPWISGESLADLLARNGTLSPYKVLPIALELLETLKFLHNRDVPLIHNGISTRSVILDYSADRDKPVLIGFDQARDIHASRDSISLKGLFLFHAAPELLHGIFVPQSDLFSVGALIYNLIFGSPPWFSEAVMTAPANKVKTALEKARSRPLNFDFIDENTLDLHFRMVLEKALSIDVQSRFETANEFARALKRELVFEGSTAQISFERNFENKEKAPGTGFDGLAGMAELKSILHNEVIRPIVERERFEKFGIPLLNGVLLYGPPGCGKTFVAERLVEEIGFSFIMVNPSDLASPYVHGGQEKIGQLFKDAEEKAPCLVFIDEFDALVPSRESDVSHHYAAEVNEILAQMSSCGKRGIFIIGATNRPEKIDEAVLRSGRFDKLIYLPQPDLEQRESIFRQHLARCPVDLGVDYTRLADLTKNYVSSDIANLVVEAARKAEKADTRVTMEMLEQAIKENKPSVTLKQLKKYEKMNQQWQDERKGIDVDGQKSIGFILPDED is encoded by the coding sequence ATGTCTGATTTAGAATCCAAACTAGCCAAGGGTTCAGTTATTGCCGACCGGTACGAGGTCCAGTTCCCGTCCGGACCTTGCGGCATATCTGAATCTTTCAGGGTTAAGGATCGCGATGGCAGCTCTAGACGCCTTGAACTCATTGATCTCGCATCCCTTCCCGGCTCCTATTACGATGATAATGACAAGCTCCGTCACCTAGAGATCCTCAGGACGATCGAGCACCCCAATATTCCTGACCTTCTGGACGAGGGTGAAACAGTCATCGATTCAAAACGCTATGCATTTTTTGTGTTTCCATGGATTAGTGGTGAGAGCCTTGCCGATCTGTTGGCTCGAAACGGCACCTTGTCGCCTTATAAGGTTCTGCCTATTGCACTTGAACTCCTCGAAACGCTAAAGTTTCTTCATAACCGGGATGTCCCCTTGATCCACAACGGTATTTCCACGCGATCCGTGATCCTCGACTATTCTGCCGATCGCGACAAACCTGTTCTGATAGGTTTCGACCAGGCCCGTGACATTCATGCATCCCGGGATAGTATTTCCTTAAAGGGCCTATTTCTTTTCCATGCAGCTCCGGAACTTCTTCATGGCATCTTTGTGCCGCAAAGCGACCTCTTTTCCGTAGGAGCGTTGATTTATAACCTTATCTTCGGCTCACCACCTTGGTTCAGCGAGGCTGTAATGACGGCGCCCGCTAATAAAGTAAAAACTGCACTTGAGAAAGCACGGTCCAGGCCTTTGAACTTTGACTTTATTGACGAAAATACGCTGGACCTCCACTTTAGGATGGTACTTGAAAAAGCTCTGTCCATCGACGTCCAGTCCAGATTCGAAACAGCGAACGAGTTCGCCCGAGCCTTGAAACGCGAATTAGTGTTTGAGGGCTCAACCGCTCAAATTTCGTTCGAAAGAAACTTTGAAAACAAAGAGAAAGCACCAGGAACGGGCTTCGATGGCCTCGCCGGCATGGCCGAATTAAAGTCAATTCTTCACAACGAGGTGATCAGGCCGATAGTTGAACGTGAGAGATTTGAAAAGTTCGGGATTCCATTGTTAAATGGCGTTCTTCTTTACGGACCTCCAGGATGCGGTAAGACTTTTGTCGCCGAGCGCCTTGTCGAGGAGATCGGATTTAGTTTTATTATGGTCAACCCCTCCGATCTCGCCAGCCCCTACGTTCACGGAGGCCAGGAGAAGATCGGTCAGCTATTTAAGGATGCCGAAGAAAAGGCTCCTTGCCTTGTCTTCATTGATGAATTTGACGCGCTTGTTCCCAGTCGGGAGAGTGACGTGTCCCACCATTACGCGGCTGAGGTTAATGAGATCCTCGCGCAAATGAGCAGCTGCGGCAAACGGGGGATATTTATCATAGGTGCTACAAATCGGCCCGAAAAGATAGATGAGGCTGTTCTAAGATCCGGGCGTTTTGACAAGCTTATTTACCTTCCCCAGCCCGACTTAGAGCAGCGCGAATCGATATTTCGGCAGCATTTGGCCAGGTGCCCCGTTGACCTCGGTGTCGATTACACTCGACTTGCCGACCTGACAAAAAACTATGTCTCAAGCGACATCGCAAACCTCGTCGTCGAGGCAGCCCGCAAAGCCGAAAAAGCCGATACCCGGGTCACGATGGAGATGCTTGAGCAGGCTATTAAAGAAAATAAGCCGTCAGTAACACTTAAGCAGTTAAAGAAATACGAAAAGATGAACCAACAGTGGCAAGACGAAAGAAAAGGGATTGACGTTGATGGTCAAAAATCTATCGGCTTTATACTTCCCGACGAGGATTAA
- a CDS encoding Hsp70 family protein, which produces MARTKIDYGIDLGTTNSAIARIENGKPIIKKSDVSMDTMPSCVNINKKGSIIVGQSAANAHRSETLKALKTLTPITNTFIEFKRTMGADKKYQSSNAGRDYTSEELSAEVLKALKSFVTDDSPKSIVVTVPAKFTINQKDATSVAAKFAGFEHCELLQEPIAASMAYGVATESTDGTWLVFDFGGGTFDAALLKVEEGIMKVIDTEGDNHLGGKNIDLAIVDDILIPHLQSKFAIDSYLSDANKREYFRIALKGFAELNAKIPLSFSTSADVLSDPDDFPLDDNGNEIELDLTLTREDIETVTQPIFQKAIDICKELLSRNGLTGKDLGALILVGGPTWAPQVRQMLRDQVTKNVDTSIDPMTAVAEGAALYASTVNIAEQIVDRDRDRTKIQLDIKFEATTVEVSELVTIKILENKTEGEIPTKVFAEIVRGDKGWSSGKLEINTIGEIFEPLLEPGRSNAFTVVVYDETGNALPSEPTEFTIIQGTKIGSATLPYNLGIAIKSTRKGYPVVRFIDGLQKNQPLPATGVTRGLVTQTAVRSGMSSDVIRIPIYEVEHGTDHSRLINNLHVFDAVITGEDVPKLLPAGSEVELTLKINDSNRILSAYFPLLDHTCTAAFERKNEKEIDADWLEQEISRAMNRVDLLKQDDQSGHGDVLSKLETDLGALEKLLDQGRSDYDRKMQVLQDLRRLNKTIDETEDAVEWPLAEERLKSSFYKLEEVFSAVEGNVESINDDRVRSAITETKNQIEQVIKQKNVQLARELSDRVETMSFSLRDAALGVQMEIGILNDLDEGFDDRNWIDRNKARLLINQGLSMIANNASKKELRPLVRELVWLLPDSDQPIYEGDDTLLTEYES; this is translated from the coding sequence ATGGCAAGAACGAAGATTGATTACGGTATTGACTTAGGAACCACTAATTCGGCGATCGCTCGTATCGAGAACGGCAAGCCCATCATTAAAAAGTCAGACGTTTCGATGGATACGATGCCCTCTTGTGTCAATATCAACAAAAAAGGGTCGATAATCGTTGGACAGTCCGCTGCAAATGCCCACAGGTCGGAGACTCTTAAGGCGCTTAAAACGCTGACTCCTATTACGAACACGTTTATAGAATTTAAGCGGACCATGGGGGCCGACAAGAAATATCAAAGTTCCAATGCCGGACGCGATTACACATCAGAAGAATTATCTGCTGAGGTCCTTAAAGCTCTAAAATCATTTGTCACCGACGATAGTCCGAAGTCCATTGTGGTGACTGTTCCAGCAAAATTTACAATTAATCAAAAGGACGCTACTAGTGTTGCAGCTAAGTTTGCGGGATTCGAACATTGTGAGTTGCTGCAAGAGCCAATCGCAGCCTCGATGGCATACGGTGTAGCAACCGAAAGCACCGATGGAACATGGTTGGTCTTCGACTTTGGAGGCGGCACTTTTGACGCAGCCCTTCTCAAGGTTGAAGAGGGCATTATGAAGGTGATAGACACTGAGGGCGACAATCATCTAGGTGGAAAGAACATTGACCTCGCAATCGTTGACGATATCTTGATACCGCACCTTCAGTCGAAATTTGCAATTGATTCCTATCTTTCAGATGCCAACAAACGAGAGTATTTTCGTATCGCTTTGAAGGGCTTTGCCGAACTCAATGCCAAGATTCCTCTCTCATTTTCAACCTCTGCTGACGTTTTGAGTGACCCAGATGACTTCCCCTTGGATGATAACGGTAATGAGATCGAACTGGATCTGACTTTAACTCGCGAGGACATTGAAACAGTTACACAGCCTATTTTTCAAAAAGCTATAGACATTTGTAAAGAGCTTTTGTCACGAAACGGTTTGACTGGAAAAGACCTCGGTGCGTTAATACTCGTCGGTGGGCCAACGTGGGCCCCGCAGGTCCGCCAGATGCTGCGCGATCAGGTTACTAAGAATGTCGATACCAGCATCGACCCGATGACCGCGGTTGCCGAGGGGGCAGCGCTCTATGCCTCGACTGTAAACATCGCCGAGCAAATTGTCGATCGCGATCGAGACAGAACAAAAATTCAGTTGGACATAAAATTTGAGGCAACGACGGTCGAGGTGTCTGAACTCGTAACCATCAAAATTCTCGAAAACAAAACCGAGGGAGAAATTCCGACTAAGGTCTTTGCAGAGATCGTTCGCGGAGATAAAGGATGGTCGAGCGGAAAGCTCGAGATCAACACTATAGGCGAAATATTTGAACCCTTACTCGAACCAGGACGGTCAAATGCATTTACCGTCGTGGTTTATGACGAAACGGGTAATGCCTTACCGAGTGAGCCAACTGAGTTCACGATTATCCAGGGCACTAAGATTGGCTCGGCAACGCTCCCGTATAATTTGGGAATTGCCATCAAAAGTACCCGAAAAGGTTATCCGGTGGTTCGATTCATCGATGGGCTTCAAAAAAACCAGCCGCTGCCTGCAACCGGTGTCACGCGGGGACTCGTAACCCAAACGGCCGTTAGAAGCGGCATGAGTAGCGATGTAATACGCATTCCGATCTATGAGGTGGAACATGGTACCGATCATTCCAGGTTGATTAACAACCTTCACGTTTTTGACGCGGTAATTACCGGTGAGGACGTTCCGAAGCTTCTCCCTGCGGGTAGCGAGGTCGAACTTACCCTGAAAATTAATGATTCAAATCGAATCTTGTCAGCCTATTTTCCGCTTCTCGACCACACCTGTACAGCGGCTTTTGAACGAAAGAATGAAAAGGAGATCGATGCCGATTGGCTTGAGCAAGAGATCTCGCGAGCTATGAATCGTGTGGATCTTCTAAAGCAGGACGATCAATCGGGCCATGGTGATGTTCTTTCCAAGCTTGAAACCGACCTTGGGGCTCTCGAAAAGCTGCTGGATCAGGGCCGCTCTGACTACGATAGGAAGATGCAGGTTCTGCAGGATCTTCGTCGCCTAAATAAAACGATCGACGAGACCGAAGATGCCGTTGAATGGCCGCTGGCGGAGGAAAGGCTGAAAAGTTCTTTTTATAAACTCGAAGAGGTCTTTAGCGCAGTTGAGGGAAACGTTGAATCGATAAATGACGATCGAGTACGATCCGCGATAACTGAAACAAAAAACCAGATCGAGCAAGTGATCAAACAGAAAAACGTTCAACTCGCCCGGGAACTTAGCGACCGCGTCGAGACAATGAGTTTCAGCCTTCGCGACGCTGCTTTGGGAGTCCAAATGGAGATCGGTATATTGAATGATCTGGACGAGGGTTTTGACGATCGCAACTGGATTGACCGCAACAAGGCCCGATTGTTGATTAACCAGGGCCTCAGTATGATCGCCAACAACGCCTCCAAAAAAGAACTTAGGCCGCTTGTTCGAGAGTTAGTGTGGCTCTTGCCTGACTCAGACCAACCGATCTATGAAGGAGACGACACCCTGTTAACCGAATACGAATCTTAA
- a CDS encoding DEAD/DEAH box helicase, giving the protein MEFRIADTFTDSLGKLSNVEQTAAKTTAFDLQTDPSNPGLQFHRIDKTKDKNFWSIRVNKDIRIIVHKDDSSFLLCYVDHHDKAYDWAAKRKLEVHPQTGAAQLVEIRETVKEIVVPKYVEVEQPKRPLFESRTDDELLGYGIPKEWLDDVRNVRDEDALLKLVDHLPAEASDALLILADGGTPSVSETVFEATDPFAHPDAMRRFRVMNNVEELKLALEYPWDKWAIFLHPVQQELVEKNYSGPARVSGSAGTGKTIVAIHRAVHLARSNPDSRVLLTTFSNTLANALKKKLRLLISSEPRLAEQIDVHSMTSIGRRLYELKFSKPKIASRDEIREILSEVSATVEDHKFTVQFLLSEWEQVVDAWQLNTWVEYRDVARLGRKTRLPEKQRQLAWSVFELLRDQMAERSLMTDAALLAALAESLSARNNPPFDYAVVDEAQDINPSQLRFLAALGGDRPNSLFFAGDLGQRIFQQAFSWLSLGVDIRGRSRSLKINYRTSHQIRAQADRLLGPEVSDVDGITEDRRGTVSIFNGPSPEIIDFDSIEDEIGGVATWLGDLKKSGIQPHEIGIFVRSENEQPRATAAVERAGVMFKILDENVETTFGHISIGTMHLAKGLEFRAVAVMACDDEIIPSQARIEQVVDDADLEEIYNTERHLLYVACTRARDHLLVTAAENPSEFLDDLRL; this is encoded by the coding sequence ATGGAATTTCGCATAGCCGATACATTCACCGACAGCCTTGGTAAACTTTCGAACGTCGAGCAGACGGCCGCTAAGACTACGGCATTTGACCTCCAAACAGACCCATCGAATCCGGGACTGCAGTTTCACCGGATCGATAAGACAAAAGATAAGAATTTTTGGTCGATACGCGTTAATAAGGATATTCGGATCATCGTTCACAAGGATGATTCCAGCTTTCTTCTTTGCTATGTCGACCACCACGATAAGGCATACGACTGGGCGGCGAAACGCAAGCTGGAGGTTCACCCGCAAACCGGCGCCGCCCAACTCGTTGAGATCCGCGAAACTGTAAAAGAGATCGTTGTTCCTAAATACGTCGAAGTCGAACAGCCAAAACGTCCACTTTTTGAAAGCCGAACTGACGATGAACTGCTTGGCTACGGCATCCCAAAAGAATGGCTCGATGATGTGCGTAATGTTAGGGACGAGGACGCTCTACTCAAACTTGTCGATCACCTGCCGGCCGAGGCGTCTGATGCCCTATTGATATTAGCCGATGGAGGCACTCCCTCAGTTAGCGAAACCGTATTTGAGGCAACTGATCCGTTCGCCCACCCTGACGCTATGCGGCGTTTCCGCGTGATGAATAACGTCGAGGAGTTGAAGTTGGCTCTCGAATATCCTTGGGACAAATGGGCGATCTTTCTTCATCCAGTCCAGCAGGAGTTGGTCGAGAAGAACTATAGCGGCCCGGCTCGCGTGTCGGGTTCCGCTGGAACCGGTAAGACGATTGTCGCTATTCATAGGGCGGTTCACTTGGCCCGCAGCAATCCGGATTCGCGAGTGCTGCTGACGACATTCTCAAATACACTTGCGAACGCACTGAAAAAGAAACTCCGCCTTCTCATCAGCAGCGAACCGCGTCTTGCCGAGCAGATCGATGTCCACTCGATGACTTCGATCGGCAGGCGGCTCTATGAGCTGAAATTTAGCAAACCGAAGATCGCTTCGCGGGATGAGATACGCGAAATTCTCAGCGAGGTTTCGGCCACCGTCGAGGACCATAAATTTACTGTTCAATTTCTGTTGTCCGAGTGGGAACAGGTTGTCGATGCGTGGCAGTTGAACACCTGGGTCGAGTACCGCGACGTGGCAAGGTTAGGACGCAAAACAAGGCTCCCCGAAAAACAGCGGCAGCTTGCATGGTCTGTATTTGAACTGCTCCGGGATCAGATGGCAGAACGATCGTTGATGACCGACGCAGCCCTACTCGCCGCACTTGCTGAAAGCCTGTCGGCCCGTAATAACCCGCCATTCGATTATGCCGTTGTTGACGAGGCCCAGGACATCAACCCGTCGCAGCTCCGATTTCTCGCCGCTTTGGGCGGCGACCGGCCAAACAGTCTGTTCTTCGCTGGGGATCTGGGACAGAGAATATTCCAGCAAGCGTTTTCCTGGCTTTCGCTCGGTGTGGATATTCGTGGGCGTTCCCGCAGCCTGAAGATAAACTACCGCACATCACACCAGATTAGGGCACAGGCAGATCGCCTGCTCGGCCCTGAGGTGTCGGACGTTGACGGCATTACCGAAGACCGCCGCGGTACGGTGTCGATCTTCAATGGCCCATCGCCTGAGATCATTGATTTCGATTCGATCGAAGATGAGATAGGCGGAGTCGCGACCTGGCTTGGCGATTTAAAAAAGAGCGGCATTCAACCCCATGAAATTGGGATATTCGTCAGGTCCGAGAACGAACAGCCGAGAGCTACGGCGGCAGTCGAACGTGCAGGAGTCATGTTCAAGATCCTCGACGAAAACGTCGAAACTACCTTTGGTCATATTTCCATCGGCACGATGCATCTTGCCAAGGGCTTAGAGTTTCGCGCAGTCGCCGTGATGGCCTGCGACGATGAGATCATTCCATCCCAGGCACGAATCGAGCAAGTCGTGGATGACGCTGATCTCGAAGAAATCTACAACACCGAGCGGCATCTGCTTTATGTCGCCTGCACCCGTGCCCGCGACCATCTTCTCGTAACCGCAGCCGAGAACCCATCGGAGTTCCTAGATGACCTGCGGCTTTAA